In Capsicum annuum cultivar UCD-10X-F1 chromosome 7, UCD10Xv1.1, whole genome shotgun sequence, one genomic interval encodes:
- the LOC124885726 gene encoding cilia- and flagella-associated protein 251-like encodes MKESKKKKNKNNKAVYEEENKEEDREKAGEKEEEWKKALREEVEKEEEGKKTHAVEEVRKEEEKIKATTEREEDKKNKKKTSKDEDEKEEEEKNAPEEETTMKE; translated from the coding sequence ATGAAGGAaagcaagaagaagaagaataaaaataataaagctGTTTATGAAgaggaaaataaagaagaagatcgAGAGAAAGCaggagagaaagaagaagaatggaagaaagCCTTAAGAGAAGAagtagagaaagaagaagaaggaaagaagaCACATGCTGTAGAAGAAgtgagaaaagaagaagaaaaaatcaagGCAACAACagaaagagaagaagataaaaagaacaaaaagaagacaTCGAAAGATGAagatgagaaagaagaagaagaaaagaacgCACCAGAAGAAGAaacaactatgaaagaataa